A single window of Triplophysa dalaica isolate WHDGS20190420 chromosome 14, ASM1584641v1, whole genome shotgun sequence DNA harbors:
- the si:dkey-12e7.1 gene encoding uncharacterized protein si:dkey-12e7.1: MPQRKRALVPISTRRRLKTDEDYFPFNSLPVECQLHVLSFLSEMDKCNSALVCVSWSCLVRSGKLWRVADYSRRGVFHLGQEGLLVSNREFERWKAWVHHYTHHLISRGASLLTVKASFDLGDECNKWVELLSHLLENVHCRDLSHLDLNWTFTLLEPLDLRVHTSSSSHQENITKMDQVNNFQILLTKLVHSCPRITKMRLHFDWSETSVSLITRFQHLRVLELKYFWVFKGVSPNTLESLTKSLPNLKSLTLHLLVPLRNLGISYTLESLSLEFLDVSPSRGLVFSCLNLPALRELRAKKIVRGITLDRRTRLQIQSRWPCLYQVLRQGTPKLQALNNERLLPNWKEQSYRELTSILQQSCYCLQHLDSWLW, encoded by the coding sequence ATGCCTCAAAGGAAGAGAGCCCTCGTTCCCATAAGCACAAGGAGAAGGCTTAAAACAGATGAAGACTACTTCCCTTTCAATTCACTGCCTGTGGAATGTCAGCTCCACGTACTGTCGTTCCTTAGTGAGATGGACAAATGCAACTCTGCACTTGTGTGCGTGAGCTGGAGTTGTCTGGTTCGCTCTGGGAAGCTCTGGAGAGTTGCCGACTATTCACGCCGTGGGGTTTTTCACCTGGGCCAAGAGGGTCTGCTTGTTTCCAACCGAGAGTTTGAGCGCTGGAAAGCTTGGGTTCACCATTACACCCACCATCTTATATCCCGTGGTGCTAGCTTGCTCACTGTCAAAGCCAGTTTCGATCTCGGGGATGAGTGCAATAAGTGGGTAGAACTTCTTTCGCACCTTCTGGAGAACGTCCATTGCAGAGATCTCAGTCATTTGGACTTAAACTGGACGTTCACGCTGCTGGAGCCACTTGACCTTCGCGTCCACACCAGTTCGAGTTCTCATCAAGAAAACATCACCAAGATGGACCAAGTCAATAACTTTCAGATTCTTTTGACCAAGCTTGTGCACAGCTGCCCAAGGATAACCAAAATGCGGCTGCACTTTGACTGGTCCGAAACGTCGGTTTCACTGATTACTCGATTCCAACATCTCCGTGTATTAGAACTTAAGTATTTTTGGGTATTTAAAGGGGTCAGTCCGAACACTTTAGAGTCTCTGACTAAATCGCTGCCCAATCTTAAGTCCCTTACACTTCACCTTCTGGTGCCATTGCGGAATTTAGGCATCTCGTACACTCTCGAATCCTTGTCTCTTGAATTCCTGGATGTTTCGCCCAGTCGTGGTCTGGTGTTCTCCTGCCTCAACCTCCCGGCGCTGCGTGAGCTGCGGGCCAAAAAGATTGTTCGGGGAATAACCCTGGACCGCCGAACCAGACTCCAAATACAGAGCAGGTGGCCTTGCCTGTATCAGGTCTTACGTCAAGGGACACCCAAATTACAGGCCCTTAACAATGAACGACTCCTTCCAAACTGGAAAGAGCAAAGTTACAGAGAGTTGACCTCAATCCTCCAGCAATCTTGCTATTGTCTTCAGCATTTAGACAGTTGGCTGTGGTGA
- the anpeplb gene encoding alanyl (membrane) aminopeptidase-like b, which produces MGKGVFMSKSLAIAIGVLTVSSVCAVVAMLVVYRIQIARNPPKPPPTLQTTTPIPTAPPASLRLPDHLIPESYEVFLQPHLYAELPDNITEQSFVLKGNSTVRLRCIKSSKSIFLHVRGLNVTDVRVTDIDFGKRLSVSHYEIHQNESNFLEIQLEDVLLGNGSRYELFTAFEGELLDDLTGFYVSRYTVKGKDDKEEVRFLATSQMQPTDARQVFPCFDEPALKAVFNITIIHRPETTAMSNTIGVPVIKIIDGEEWHVTTFNPTPVMSTYLLAFTVSDFMGKQDSPRSKITTYARGDAVKAGHADYAAQTTKKILEFYETTFGLKYPLDKLDQIAVPDFSSGAMENWGLISYQESGLLLEEDTSSNFDKEWVATIIAHELAHQWFGNLVTMRWWNDLWLNEGFATYMSYMGVEAADWNLKDLIVLKEIHSAFQVDSLNSSHPLSLPEGDVETYSDIIELFDGITYSKGAAVLRMLSTYIGEEEFMNAIKTYLRKFQYMNPVYKDLWKCLQEETNKDVEAFMSTWTEQMGYPVITITTQTGEISQEQFFLKQTEGHGIPWQVHIIFSQSDSQQVEDVLLKDKDPVLNPKFKVGKDEWILANINCTGFYRVNYDEENWNKLRMQLESNHHVIPVISRGQLIDDAFNLARAGRLNVTIGLSLTKFLKNDTEYIPWESALKNLDYFLLMFDRSEVYGPIKKYQLKQVKSLYETFEAHNMNGTIPEKHTDQYNQVNAIKVACTSGLPECLSMATSLFRQYKNSTNPIHPNLRRAIYCSAIAAGDEDDWEFAWEEFQRATVAGEKDKLRYALSCTKEIWLLNRYLQYTLDPTKIKKMDVVSTVTYIAENVAGQPLAWDFVRGQWSYLTQEYGAGIISFNSLLDSVTKRFSTDFELEQLKQLQRELDEKDHEFATRTLEQVIERTEANIEWVTENKQIVLDWFNGELKND; this is translated from the exons ATGGGCAAAGGAGTGTTCATGTCCAAGAGCCTGGCCATAGCCATTGGGGTTCTTACGGTCTCCTCTGTTTGCGCTGTTGTGGCAATGCTTGTGGTCTACAGAATCCAAATAGCAAGAAATCCTCCAAAGCCTCCACCAACTCTACAAACCACAACGCCTATCCCAACCGCACCACCGGCGAGTCTTAGGCTCCCTGACCATTTGATTCCGGAGAGCTATGAGGTGTTTCTCCAACCTCACCTTTACGCAGAGCTGCCTGACAACATTACGGAACAATCCTTCGTTTTAAAGGGAAACTCGACTGTGAGGTTAAGGTGCATCAAAAGCTCCAAAAGCATCTTTCTTCATGTACGGGGCCTCAACGTCACAGATGTGAGAGTGACAGACATTGATTTCGGTAAGAGGCTATCAGTGAGCCACTATGAAATACATCAGAATGAAAGTAATTTCCTGGAGATCCAGCTCGAGGACGTGTTGCTTGGAAATGGGAGCCGCTATGAACTTTTCACTGCGTTCGAGGGAGAACTTCTGGATGATTTGACTGGGTTTTATGTGAGCCGGTACACAGTAAAAGGAAAAGATGACAAGGAAGAAGTGAG ATTCCTTGCCACAAGCCAGATGCAGCCAACAGATGCCAGACAAGTATTTCCTTGCTTTGATGAGCCAGCTTTGAAAGCTGTGTTTAATATTACCATTATCCACAGACCTGAAACCACTGCGATGTCTAACACAATCGGAG TGCCAGTTATTAAGATAATAGATGGAGAAGAATGGCATGTTACTACATTTAATCCGACCCCTGTCATGTCAACCTATCTATTGGCTTTCACCGTATCTGATTTTATGGGTAAACAGGACTCTCCGAGATCAAAAATAACA ACATACGCTCGAGGTGATGCTGTTAAAGCTGGACATGCTGATTATGCAGCCCAAACGACAAAAAAGATTCTGGAATTCTATGAGACAACCTTTGGATTGAAATACCCATTAGACAAACTAG ATCAAATTGCCGTGCCGGACTTCAGTTCTGGAGCGATGGAAAACTGGGGTTTAATTTCATACCAGGAGTCAGGTCTACTTCTTGAGGAAGACACATCATCTAACTTTGATAAAGAATGGGTGGCCACTATTATTGCTCATGAATTAGCACATCAG TGGTTTGGAAACCTTGTCACAATGAGATGGTGGAATGACCTGTGGCTGAATGAAGGATTTGCAACATATATGTCATACATGGGAGTGGAAGCTGCTGATTGGAACTTA aaagaTCTAATCGTTCTCAAAGAAATCCATTCCGCTTTTCAAGTGGACTCCTTGAACTCTTCCCATCCATTGAGCTTACCTGAAGGGGATGTTGAAACATACTCTGACATCATAGAACTTTTTGATGGCATCACCTACAGCAAG GGTGCTGCTGTGTTGAGAATGTTGTCAACATATATAGGAGAAGAAGAATTTATGAATGCAATTAAA ACGTATCTTCGCAAGTTCCAGTACATGAACCCTGTGTACAAAGATCTTTGGAAATGTCTGCAAGAG GAGACCAATAAGGACGTGGAAGCCTTTATGAGCACATGGACTGAGCAAATGGGCTACCCGGTGATCACCATTACAACCCAGACGGGCGAGATCTCTCAGGAACAGTTCTTTCTGAAGCAGACAGAGGGCCATGG AATTCCATGGCAGGTTCATATTATATTCTCTCAGTCTGATTCTCAGCAAGTGGAGGATGTTTTACTGAAAGACAAAGATCCAG TGCTAAATCCCAAATTCAAAGTTGGCAAAGATGAATGGATTCTTGCCAACATCAACTGTACTGGTTTCTACCGTGTGAACTACGATGAAGAAAATTGGAATAAACTACGCATGCAACTTGAAAGCAATCATCAT GTCATTCCAGTCATCAGCCGAGGGCAACTTATTGATGATGCATTTAATCTTGCAAG ggCCGGACGTCTCAATGTCACTATAGGACTAAGTTTAACCAAATTCCTGAAAAATGATACTGAGTATATACCATGGGAGTCAGCACTAAAAAACCTGGACTACTTCCTCCTTATGTTTGATCGATCTGAGGTCTATGGTCCGATCAAG AAATACCAACTCAAGCAAGTCAAATCACTATATGAGACCTTTGAGGCACATAATATGAATGGAACCATTCCTGAGAAACACACTGACCA ATATAACCAGGTAAACGCTATTAAAGTCGCCTGCACCAGCGGCCTTCCTGAGTGTCTATCAATGGCTACGAGTCTGTTCAGACAATACAAGAATTCCACAAATCC AATTCATCCAAATTTAAGGAGGGCCATCTATTGCAGTGCAATAGCAGCAGGGGATGAGGATGACTGGGAGTTTGCTTGGGAAGAGTTTCAAAGAGCTACAGTCGCCGGAGAGAAGGACAAACTGAGATATGCTCTATCATGTACCAAAGAAATATGGTTGCTAAACAG ATACCTTCAGTACACTCTTGACCCTACCAAGATAAAAAAGATGGATGTGGTCTCTACCGTAACCTACATTGCCGAAAATGTTGCCGGACAGCCTCTTGCCTGGGATTTTGTTCGTGGCCAGTGGTCCTATTTGACACAAGA GTACGGAGCTGGAATCATATCTTTCAACAGTCTGTTGGATAGCGTGACAAAGAGATTCTCCACAGACTTTGAACTCGAACAG CTGAAGCAGCTACAGAGAGAACTGGATGAGAAAGATCACGAGTTTGCGACTCGCACTTTGGAGCAGGTCATCGAAAGGACAGAGGCAAATATTGAGTGGGTGACAGAAAACAAGCAGATTGTTTTGGACTGGTTCAATGGAGAGCTGAAGAACGACTGA